The genome window CTCCACTTCCACCACCATTTCGATTTCAACGGCGTAGTTTGATGGTAGCGCGGCCATGCCAACCGCCGACCGGGCGTGTTTGCCAATGTCGCCGAACAACGCTACCAGCAAATCAGAACAGCCATTGATCACTTTGGGCTGATCGGTAAAATCGGGCGTCGAATTCACGAACCCCGTCACCTTGACGATACGCTTCACCCGAGCCAATTCGCCGACTTCATTTTTGAGCGTGGAAAGCAACGAAATAGTCGTTACCCGAGCCGCTTCGTATCCCTGTTCCATGGTTAGTTCTTTACCGAGCTTTCCCGTAATGGCTGACCCATCGGCGCGGGTCGATACGTGACCGGCCAGAAAGATCAGGTTGCCAGACCGGACGGCTTTTACGTAGTTCCCTACGGATTTGGTCGGCGCATATAACTCAATACCCATGTTCTTCAGCGTCTGCTCAAGCGTTTGCCCGTAGGAGCGGTTGACACACGAAAGTACGAGCAGACAATAGAAGGCGTAGCGAATGTTCATAAACGGTAGATCGGTTTGTGTAGGAGTTAAGGCTGAGTGGTCGTAGTCGGCTTAGATACGAGCTTTTCCAGGACAATAAAGTCAAGTGGCTGTTTGGGGAAACCAAAGCGGGGGTCGTTCGGAAACGGTTTCGTTTCGCCGGTCGGCTGGTAACCACGCCGTTGATACCACGCGATCAATTCATACCGAACGGTGATGACCGTCATCGTAATGGCCCGGCAATGGTACTCCGCAGCCATTCGTTCG of Spirosoma agri contains these proteins:
- a CDS encoding RidA family protein encodes the protein MNIRYAFYCLLVLSCVNRSYGQTLEQTLKNMGIELYAPTKSVGNYVKAVRSGNLIFLAGHVSTRADGSAITGKLGKELTMEQGYEAARVTTISLLSTLKNEVGELARVKRIVKVTGFVNSTPDFTDQPKVINGCSDLLVALFGDIGKHARSAVGMAALPSNYAVEIEMVVEVE